Proteins co-encoded in one Kribbella solani genomic window:
- a CDS encoding TerC family protein has translation MHVADYVWYITVGLLLALLAFDVFVIGRRPHEPTTRESATAIAFYVGLAVVFGLGVWWFSGGEYAGQFFAGWLTEYSLSVDNLFIFLIIMSRFGVPRKYQQTALLVGIILALVFRGVFIAVGAAAINEFSWIFYIFGAFLVYTAVHMAKEGMNDDDDFKENAMIRFAKKRLNATDEYNGVKLTVKQNGKRLVTPMALVIIALGTTDLLFALDSIPAIYGLTQEPFLVFTANVFALMGLRQLYFLLGDLLRRLVYLSLGLSVILVFIGVKLVLHAMHVNELPFINGGHHIDWAPEIPIWFSLGFIVVTLAVTTVLSLLKSRSMRAAEAKQAQEQPELHPKES, from the coding sequence GGCCTTCGACGTCTTCGTTATCGGCCGTCGGCCCCATGAGCCGACCACGCGGGAGTCGGCCACCGCGATCGCGTTCTACGTCGGGCTGGCCGTGGTGTTCGGCCTCGGCGTCTGGTGGTTCTCCGGCGGCGAGTACGCCGGGCAGTTCTTCGCCGGCTGGCTGACCGAGTACAGCTTGAGCGTGGACAACCTGTTCATCTTCCTGATCATCATGAGCAGGTTCGGGGTGCCACGGAAGTACCAGCAGACCGCGCTGCTGGTCGGGATCATCCTGGCGCTGGTGTTCCGCGGCGTCTTCATCGCGGTCGGCGCGGCCGCGATCAACGAGTTCTCCTGGATCTTCTACATCTTCGGCGCGTTCCTGGTCTACACCGCGGTGCACATGGCCAAGGAAGGCATGAACGACGACGACGACTTCAAAGAGAACGCGATGATCCGGTTCGCGAAGAAGCGGCTGAACGCGACCGACGAGTACAACGGCGTCAAGCTGACGGTCAAGCAGAACGGCAAGCGGCTGGTCACCCCGATGGCGCTGGTCATCATCGCGCTCGGTACGACGGACCTGCTGTTCGCGCTCGACTCGATCCCGGCGATCTACGGCCTGACGCAGGAGCCGTTCCTGGTCTTCACCGCGAACGTGTTCGCGCTGATGGGCCTGCGCCAGCTGTACTTCCTGCTCGGTGACCTGCTGCGGCGCCTGGTCTACCTGTCGCTCGGCCTGTCGGTGATCCTCGTGTTCATCGGCGTGAAGCTGGTCCTGCACGCCATGCACGTGAACGAGTTGCCGTTCATCAACGGCGGTCACCACATCGACTGGGCGCCGGAGATCCCGATCTGGTTCTCGCTCGGCTTCATCGTGGTCACGCTCGCCGTCACCACCGTGCTGAGCCTGCTGAAGTCCCGCTCGATGCGGGCTGCCGAGGCCAAGCAGGCGCAGGAGCAGCCGGAGCTGCACCCGAAGGAGTCCTGA
- a CDS encoding cobalamin biosynthesis protein, whose translation MRLTNPRRRRGPSRRTWAGPGVSRALGLAFGFAADRVLGDPQRFHPVAGFGQAAARLERPLYADSRASGAAYTTLLVGATAAAGLLAERATRRHPVLHTAVTAAATWTVLGARSLEREAEAMAGLLEEKDIPAARDRLSHLCARDASALEADELARATVESVAENTSDACVAPLLWGGALGVPGLLAYRAVNTLDAMVGYRSPKYVNFGWASARLDDVVNLVPARVCAALTGVAAGQARESVRVWRRDAGKHPSPNAGPVEAAYAGALGLTLGGTNSYGTYAENRGTLGDGPTPTVADVRRTATLARRVGVAAAVLAAVVGVCNGRGRGWG comes from the coding sequence GTGCGCCTGACGAATCCCCGCCGGCGACGCGGCCCGTCGCGCCGTACCTGGGCCGGTCCTGGCGTGTCCCGCGCGCTCGGCCTCGCGTTCGGCTTCGCCGCCGACCGCGTGCTCGGCGATCCACAGCGGTTCCATCCGGTGGCGGGCTTCGGCCAGGCGGCGGCGCGGTTGGAGCGGCCGTTGTACGCCGACTCGCGCGCGAGCGGTGCCGCGTACACGACGCTCCTTGTCGGTGCTACGGCCGCGGCTGGTCTGTTGGCCGAGCGGGCCACGCGGAGACACCCGGTACTGCACACGGCCGTCACGGCTGCGGCGACCTGGACGGTGCTGGGCGCCCGGAGTCTTGAGCGTGAGGCGGAGGCTATGGCCGGGCTGCTGGAGGAGAAGGACATTCCGGCGGCGCGGGATCGGCTGAGTCACCTGTGTGCGCGGGACGCCAGTGCGCTGGAGGCGGACGAGCTAGCGCGGGCGACGGTGGAGTCGGTCGCGGAGAACACGTCCGATGCGTGTGTAGCGCCGCTGTTGTGGGGCGGCGCGCTCGGCGTACCCGGGTTGCTGGCGTACCGCGCGGTGAACACGCTGGACGCGATGGTCGGCTACCGGTCGCCCAAGTACGTGAACTTCGGCTGGGCGTCGGCGCGGCTGGATGATGTGGTGAATCTCGTACCGGCTCGGGTATGCGCGGCGTTGACCGGTGTCGCGGCCGGTCAGGCGCGGGAGAGCGTACGGGTGTGGCGGCGCGACGCGGGCAAGCACCCGAGCCCGAACGCCGGCCCGGTCGAGGCGGCGTACGCGGGTGCGCTCGGCCTGACCCTCGGTGGCACGAACAGCTACGGGACGTACGCGGAGAATCGCGGCACGCTCGGTGACGGACCGACGCCGACGGTCGCGGACGTACGCCGAACCGCCACGCTGGCCCGCCGGGTCGGTGTGGCGGCTGCTGTACTCGCGGCTGTGGTTGGCGTATGCAATGGAAGGGGGCGGGGATGGGGTTGA
- a CDS encoding dipeptide epimerase — MKLTTHLVSAPLHTPFVTALRTATHAESLLVELSDGDQSGWGEAPQVWKVTGDSLAGSQACIEGPIATALEGLGPDDLTEALRRVQGAAVGNFAAKDAVDVALHDLAARRHGQTLHGFLGSSVDVVRTDMTLSVGDPSALAQAARDRVADGFDVLKIKVGTDAAGDIERVKQVRAAVGTGPRLRLDANQGWTRRDAVTVIRALEDAGCAIELVEQPVAAADLDGMAWVTDRVGTPILADESVFGVRDLVNVIRRGAADLVNVKLAKCGGLAPARTLLELARAHGVGAIVGCMMEGHVGVGAAAALVSAYPTTAVNDLDAAWWLREPAVTGGIRYEGSLIHLPSAPGLGVTGLAA; from the coding sequence GTGAAACTCACCACCCACCTCGTCTCGGCGCCGCTGCACACGCCGTTCGTCACGGCACTGCGGACGGCGACCCACGCCGAGTCCCTGCTGGTCGAGCTCAGCGACGGCGACCAGAGCGGCTGGGGCGAGGCGCCGCAGGTCTGGAAGGTGACCGGCGACTCACTCGCCGGTTCACAGGCCTGCATCGAAGGCCCGATCGCGACCGCGCTGGAAGGGCTCGGGCCAGATGATCTGACCGAGGCGCTGCGCCGCGTACAGGGCGCGGCCGTCGGCAACTTCGCTGCGAAGGACGCGGTCGACGTCGCGCTGCACGACCTCGCGGCGCGCCGGCACGGTCAGACCTTGCACGGTTTCCTCGGGTCGAGCGTCGACGTGGTCCGTACGGACATGACGTTGTCGGTCGGCGACCCGTCGGCGCTGGCTCAGGCGGCGCGGGACCGGGTCGCGGACGGGTTCGACGTACTCAAGATCAAGGTCGGTACGGACGCGGCCGGCGACATCGAGCGGGTGAAGCAGGTCCGGGCAGCGGTCGGGACCGGGCCCAGGCTGCGGCTGGACGCCAACCAGGGCTGGACGCGCCGCGACGCGGTCACCGTGATCCGCGCGCTCGAGGACGCGGGGTGCGCGATCGAGCTGGTCGAGCAGCCGGTCGCCGCGGCCGATCTGGACGGGATGGCGTGGGTCACCGACCGGGTCGGCACGCCGATCCTCGCCGACGAGTCCGTGTTCGGCGTCCGCGACCTGGTGAACGTGATCCGGCGCGGCGCGGCCGACCTGGTGAACGTGAAACTGGCGAAGTGCGGTGGCCTCGCACCCGCCCGTACGCTGCTCGAACTCGCCCGCGCGCACGGTGTCGGCGCGATCGTCGGCTGCATGATGGAGGGCCACGTCGGCGTCGGCGCGGCCGCCGCGCTGGTGTCCGCGTACCCGACGACGGCCGTCAACGACCTGGACGCCGCCTGGTGGCTGCGCGAGCCGGCGGTGACCGGCGGGATCCGGTACGAAGGGTCACTGATCCACCTGCCTTCTGCTCCCGGACTGGGCGTGACAGGCTTGGCCGCATGA
- the cobN gene encoding cobaltochelatase subunit CobN, with protein sequence MPVAAELLLLSTADTDLLAAAQADAGWKVANPSRLELGALDALLADAAVVVVRLLGGRRAWEDGLDAVLAAGKPAVVVSGEAAPDAELMSLSTVPAGAVTEALAYLREGGADNLRNLAGFLRDTLLLTGDAFDPPHALPAYGVRGTYTPDDRPVVGIVYYRAHEISGNTAFVDALAAAVEEAGAQPLPVYCGTLRGLDPTSADNTGLFDLLRKCDVLVTTLLAAGGSVAADASAGGADDAWDAGALAALDIPLIQGLALTSTREQWVDSDAAVSPLDAATQVAIPEFDGRLITIPFSFKAYDQDGLARYAPDLERCTRLAGIAVAHARLRHIPAAEKRIALVLSSYPTKHARIGNAVGLDTPASAVVLLGQLEAAGYDLGGLDLSELQGADGADGLIHRLIAAGGHDVDWLTDEQLADAVAKIPLSTYATWFGRVPDSLRTAMTDAWGEAPGELYVDTSGDEPAIALAALRFGNVVLMIQPPRGFGENPVAIYHDPDMAPSHHYLAAYRWLEASPTDGGFGAQAVVHLGKHGTLEWLPGKGIGLAAGCAPDAVLGNLPMVYPFIVNDPGEGTQAKRRAHATVVDHLVPPMARAETYGDMAKLEYLLDEYATVSALDPEKVPTLRAQIWTLIQAAQLHHDLHTDEKPEDDDFDEFVLHLDGYLCEIKDVQIRDGLHVLGGAPAGEARVNLVLAVLRAKQLWGGSYSIPGLRTALGATFGVDEAALLADPGRAVPELAGLATLADLPAVSGADGVDLLESLARKLVVGMETLGWDASKVPVVVGEVLGQESAGVESSLTFAATEVVPRLARTGDEVANVLRALDGRFVEAGPSGSPTRGLVNVLPTGRNFYAVDPKAIPSRNAWDVGVALADSLLARHRAETGEWPRSVGLTVWGTSAMRTQGDDLAEVLWLLGCRPVWDEASRRVTGFEVVDRDELGRPRIDVTIRISGFFRDAFPHVVALLDEAVRTVAALDELAEDNYLRAHVDADVAEGNGIRSATARVFGSKPGSYGAGLLPLVDARNWRTDAELAEVYAVWGGYAYGKGLDGAEARGSMERAYARIQVAAKNADTREHDIMDSDDYFQYHGGMIAMVRHLTGANPKAYVGDSAVPAQVKTRTLDEEAKRVFRARVVNPRWMAAMRRHGYKGAFEMAATVDYLFGYDATAGVVDDWMYETLTTEYVANPEMAEFFRKSNPWARHGIAERLLEAAQRGLWAEPSDEALETLRGAVLETEGDIEDRG encoded by the coding sequence ATGCCTGTCGCCGCGGAGCTGTTGCTGCTCTCGACTGCTGACACCGATCTGCTCGCGGCCGCTCAGGCTGATGCCGGGTGGAAGGTCGCCAACCCGTCCCGCCTGGAACTGGGCGCACTGGACGCACTCCTCGCCGACGCCGCGGTGGTCGTGGTACGGCTGCTCGGCGGTCGACGCGCCTGGGAAGACGGGCTGGACGCGGTACTCGCAGCCGGGAAACCTGCCGTCGTCGTCAGCGGTGAGGCGGCGCCCGACGCCGAGCTGATGTCGCTGTCGACAGTCCCGGCCGGTGCGGTCACCGAGGCACTCGCCTACCTGAGGGAGGGCGGCGCGGACAACCTCCGAAACCTGGCCGGCTTCCTGCGCGACACCCTCCTGCTCACCGGCGACGCATTCGACCCGCCGCACGCACTCCCGGCGTACGGCGTCCGCGGCACGTACACACCGGACGACCGCCCAGTCGTCGGCATCGTGTACTACCGCGCCCACGAGATCTCCGGCAACACCGCCTTCGTCGACGCCCTCGCCGCGGCGGTCGAGGAGGCAGGCGCGCAACCACTGCCGGTGTACTGCGGAACGCTCCGCGGGCTCGACCCGACCAGCGCCGACAACACCGGCCTGTTCGACCTGCTCAGGAAATGCGATGTCCTGGTCACGACGTTGCTCGCGGCCGGCGGATCGGTCGCCGCCGACGCCAGCGCGGGTGGCGCGGATGACGCCTGGGACGCGGGCGCGCTCGCCGCGCTCGACATCCCGCTGATCCAGGGACTCGCGCTGACCTCGACCCGCGAGCAATGGGTGGACAGCGACGCGGCGGTGAGCCCGCTGGACGCGGCCACTCAGGTCGCGATCCCGGAGTTCGACGGCCGGCTGATCACGATCCCGTTCTCGTTCAAGGCGTACGACCAGGACGGCCTGGCCCGGTACGCGCCGGACCTCGAGCGCTGTACGCGGCTGGCCGGGATCGCGGTCGCGCACGCGCGGTTGCGGCACATCCCTGCCGCCGAGAAGCGGATCGCGCTGGTCCTGTCGTCGTACCCGACGAAGCACGCGCGGATCGGGAACGCGGTCGGCCTGGACACCCCGGCGTCCGCGGTCGTCCTGCTCGGACAGTTGGAAGCAGCCGGGTACGACCTCGGCGGACTCGACCTGAGCGAGCTGCAGGGCGCGGACGGCGCCGACGGGCTGATCCACCGGCTGATCGCCGCGGGCGGGCACGACGTCGACTGGCTGACCGACGAGCAGTTGGCCGATGCGGTCGCGAAGATCCCGCTGTCCACGTACGCGACCTGGTTCGGCCGCGTGCCCGATTCGTTGCGTACGGCAATGACCGACGCGTGGGGCGAGGCGCCCGGCGAGCTGTACGTCGACACCTCCGGCGACGAACCCGCGATCGCACTTGCCGCGCTGCGGTTCGGGAACGTCGTCCTGATGATCCAGCCGCCGCGTGGTTTCGGCGAGAACCCGGTGGCGATCTACCACGACCCGGACATGGCGCCGTCACACCATTACCTCGCCGCGTACCGCTGGCTGGAGGCATCGCCGACGGACGGCGGTTTCGGCGCGCAGGCCGTCGTACACCTCGGGAAGCACGGCACGCTGGAGTGGCTGCCGGGCAAGGGCATCGGGCTGGCGGCCGGCTGCGCGCCGGACGCGGTGCTCGGCAACCTGCCGATGGTGTACCCGTTCATCGTCAACGATCCCGGCGAAGGTACGCAGGCGAAGCGCCGCGCGCACGCGACCGTCGTGGATCATCTCGTCCCGCCGATGGCGCGGGCGGAGACGTACGGCGACATGGCGAAGCTGGAGTACCTGCTCGACGAGTACGCGACCGTGTCCGCGCTGGATCCGGAGAAGGTACCGACGCTGCGGGCGCAGATCTGGACGCTGATCCAGGCGGCGCAACTGCATCACGACCTGCACACGGACGAGAAGCCGGAGGACGACGACTTCGACGAGTTCGTGCTGCACCTGGACGGGTACCTGTGCGAGATCAAGGACGTGCAGATCCGGGACGGGTTGCATGTACTCGGTGGTGCGCCGGCGGGCGAGGCGCGGGTCAACCTGGTGCTCGCCGTACTGCGGGCGAAGCAGCTCTGGGGTGGTTCGTACTCGATCCCCGGCCTGCGGACCGCGCTGGGTGCGACGTTCGGCGTGGACGAGGCGGCGCTGCTCGCGGACCCCGGGCGGGCCGTTCCGGAGCTGGCCGGGCTTGCGACGCTTGCCGACCTTCCCGCGGTCAGTGGCGCGGACGGCGTCGACCTGCTGGAGTCCCTGGCGCGGAAGCTCGTGGTCGGGATGGAGACGCTCGGCTGGGACGCGTCGAAGGTCCCGGTCGTCGTCGGCGAGGTGCTCGGTCAGGAGTCCGCGGGTGTCGAGTCGTCGCTCACCTTCGCCGCGACCGAGGTCGTGCCGCGGCTGGCGCGAACCGGCGACGAGGTGGCGAACGTACTCCGTGCCCTCGACGGCCGATTCGTCGAGGCCGGGCCGTCGGGATCGCCGACGCGCGGCCTGGTGAACGTACTGCCGACCGGCCGCAACTTCTACGCCGTCGACCCGAAGGCGATCCCGAGCCGGAACGCGTGGGACGTCGGCGTCGCGCTCGCTGACTCGCTGCTCGCCCGGCACCGCGCCGAGACGGGCGAGTGGCCGCGCTCGGTCGGCCTGACCGTCTGGGGTACGTCGGCGATGCGCACCCAGGGCGACGACCTGGCCGAGGTGCTCTGGCTGCTCGGCTGCCGCCCGGTGTGGGACGAGGCGTCGCGCCGCGTGACCGGCTTCGAGGTGGTCGATCGGGACGAACTCGGCCGGCCGCGGATCGACGTCACGATCCGGATCTCGGGCTTCTTCCGGGACGCGTTCCCGCACGTGGTCGCGCTGCTCGACGAGGCGGTCCGTACGGTCGCCGCGCTGGATGAACTTGCCGAGGACAACTATCTGCGCGCGCACGTCGACGCCGACGTTGCCGAGGGCAATGGTATACGTTCGGCGACGGCCCGGGTGTTCGGATCGAAACCCGGCTCGTACGGCGCCGGGCTGTTGCCGTTGGTGGACGCGCGAAACTGGCGCACCGACGCGGAACTCGCCGAGGTGTACGCGGTGTGGGGCGGCTACGCGTACGGCAAGGGCCTCGACGGCGCGGAAGCACGTGGCTCGATGGAACGCGCGTATGCCCGGATCCAGGTCGCGGCGAAGAACGCCGACACCCGCGAGCACGACATCATGGACTCCGACGACTACTTCCAGTACCACGGCGGCATGATCGCGATGGTGCGGCACCTGACCGGCGCCAACCCGAAGGCGTACGTCGGCGACTCGGCCGTACCCGCGCAGGTGAAGACGCGGACGCTGGACGAGGAGGCGAAGCGGGTCTTCCGGGCCCGGGTGGTGAACCCGCGCTGGATGGCGGCGATGCGGCGGCACGGGTACAAGGGTGCGTTCGAGATGGCCGCGACCGTCGACTACCTGTTCG
- a CDS encoding DUF3500 domain-containing protein — protein sequence MVVAQTRDTVLELLASLTPAQTEKIRAPFDTPDHQQWTYLPGSVPGLALTELTPVQQQLVERLVATDCSARGAADVWAVLDAEVVVRGLPELPESGEWEGSIVGDRYFLRVLGDPNGTEPWAWRLNGHHLALHVTVVEGAVAFTPQFFGSNPAEVRTGPKAGRRFLAGEQDLGFQLLHSLEPGQLELAVVSPDAPDDILTRHDPVADPSLLHRGLSYGDMSADQRQLFSLLIGQYVGRAAGPIGLQTWHDITDHGIEQLTFAWAGQTTPGPGHRHYYSIAGPTFLAEYDNTQDNANHIHSVWRDIRNDWATDLLAAHYTMHR from the coding sequence ATGGTTGTAGCGCAGACGCGGGACACGGTGCTCGAGCTGCTGGCGAGTCTGACCCCGGCGCAGACGGAGAAGATCCGTGCGCCGTTCGACACGCCGGACCATCAGCAGTGGACGTACCTACCGGGTTCGGTTCCCGGTCTGGCGCTGACGGAGCTGACACCGGTGCAGCAGCAGCTGGTGGAGCGGTTGGTCGCGACCGATTGCAGTGCACGAGGTGCGGCGGACGTGTGGGCCGTACTGGACGCGGAGGTGGTCGTACGCGGTCTGCCTGAGCTTCCGGAGTCGGGGGAGTGGGAGGGGTCGATCGTCGGCGATCGGTACTTCCTGCGCGTGCTGGGCGACCCGAACGGTACTGAGCCGTGGGCGTGGCGGTTGAACGGTCACCACCTGGCACTGCATGTCACCGTGGTGGAAGGTGCGGTCGCATTCACACCGCAGTTCTTCGGGTCGAACCCGGCGGAGGTGCGTACCGGTCCGAAGGCTGGGCGGCGGTTCCTGGCTGGTGAACAGGACCTCGGCTTCCAGTTACTGCATTCGTTGGAGCCGGGTCAGCTGGAGCTCGCTGTGGTTTCACCCGACGCACCGGATGACATCCTCACCCGCCACGATCCGGTGGCCGATCCGTCCCTGCTGCACCGCGGTCTGTCGTACGGCGACATGTCCGCCGACCAGCGCCAGCTCTTCAGCCTGCTGATCGGCCAGTACGTCGGCCGCGCCGCCGGACCGATCGGCCTGCAGACCTGGCACGACATCACCGACCACGGCATCGAACAGCTGACGTTCGCCTGGGCCGGCCAAACCACCCCCGGCCCCGGCCACCGCCACTACTACTCGATCGCCGGCCCCACCTTCCTGGCCGAATACGACAACACCCAGGACAACGCCAACCACATCCACTCAGTCTGGCGAGACATACGCAACGACTGGGCCACCGACCTCCTAGCAGCCCACTACACAATGCACCGCTAG
- a CDS encoding NlpC/P60 family protein, whose amino-acid sequence MKLAATKVPVSTVWTSPDAPRDIDAPATAAQPDVAAWAKLMDTETRLGLHGRTLTQLLFAEPVLVRSERDGWSEITAPWQPSSQDELGYPGWVPSSHLGELPESAADPVAIDVPSASLLAEPDGREVAELSFATVLASIEHADGYTRVATPDGGSGWLADDALRAVIEPSGADDRLRLGELFLGLEYLWGGTCAYGLDCSGLIHTVGRVLGLRTPRDAHDQAAALPNIPLDEARPGDLYFFARDGKPIHHVGFVSAAGMLHASETGKRLENGPLTDERRATLVAAARF is encoded by the coding sequence ATGAAGTTAGCTGCCACGAAGGTCCCGGTCAGCACGGTCTGGACCTCCCCCGACGCTCCCCGTGACATCGACGCGCCGGCCACCGCCGCGCAACCCGACGTGGCGGCCTGGGCAAAGTTGATGGACACCGAGACCCGCCTCGGCCTGCACGGACGTACGCTGACCCAACTGCTGTTCGCCGAGCCGGTCCTGGTCCGGTCGGAACGCGACGGCTGGTCGGAGATCACCGCACCGTGGCAGCCGTCGTCCCAGGACGAGCTCGGGTACCCGGGGTGGGTGCCGTCGAGTCACCTCGGTGAGTTGCCGGAGAGCGCTGCAGATCCGGTCGCGATCGACGTACCAAGCGCGTCCTTGCTGGCTGAGCCGGACGGTCGCGAGGTGGCTGAGTTGTCCTTCGCGACTGTGCTGGCGTCGATCGAGCACGCTGACGGGTACACGCGGGTGGCGACGCCCGACGGTGGGTCCGGGTGGCTGGCCGACGACGCACTGCGCGCCGTGATCGAGCCGTCTGGTGCGGACGATCGGCTGCGGCTCGGTGAGTTGTTCCTGGGGCTGGAGTACCTGTGGGGCGGCACGTGCGCGTACGGGCTGGACTGCTCCGGGCTGATTCACACGGTTGGCCGGGTGCTCGGTCTGCGTACGCCGCGGGACGCGCATGATCAGGCGGCGGCACTGCCGAACATTCCGCTGGATGAGGCTCGGCCGGGTGACCTGTACTTCTTTGCTCGTGATGGGAAGCCGATCCACCACGTGGGGTTCGTGTCGGCGGCGGGCATGCTGCACGCGTCCGAGACCGGGAAGCGGCTGGAGAACGGGCCGCTCACCGACGAGCGGCGCGCGACCCTCGTCGCCGCCGCCCGCTTCTGA
- a CDS encoding phosphoglycerate mutase family protein, producing MGLSRRPLRIVLLRHGESEANLDKSVFERVPDHAIPLTAHGHEQAARTGKQLRELFENEPVRVYVSPYLRALQTLESLGLNDLIGLAREEPRLREQDWANFQDTADIERQRQLRDEFGHFFYRFTHGESGADVYDRVSTFLETMHRDFDSPDAPRNVLLVSHGLTMRLFCTRWFHWSVRFFESLRNPDNAETRVLLRQPDFRYKLDRPFEQWTPYEPTERERSAWL from the coding sequence ATGGGGTTGAGCCGACGGCCGCTGCGGATCGTGCTGTTGCGGCACGGTGAGTCAGAGGCGAACCTGGACAAGTCGGTGTTCGAGCGGGTGCCCGACCACGCGATCCCGCTCACCGCACACGGCCACGAGCAGGCGGCGCGGACCGGCAAGCAGTTGCGTGAGCTGTTCGAGAACGAGCCGGTCCGCGTGTACGTGTCGCCGTACCTCCGGGCACTGCAGACACTCGAGTCGCTCGGACTGAACGACCTGATCGGGCTGGCGCGCGAGGAACCCAGGCTGCGCGAGCAGGACTGGGCGAACTTCCAGGACACCGCTGACATCGAGCGGCAACGGCAGCTGCGCGACGAGTTCGGGCACTTCTTCTACCGGTTCACGCATGGTGAATCCGGCGCGGACGTGTACGACCGGGTGTCGACGTTCCTGGAGACGATGCACCGCGACTTCGACAGCCCGGACGCGCCGCGGAACGTGCTGCTGGTGTCACACGGGCTGACCATGCGGCTGTTCTGTACGCGCTGGTTCCACTGGTCGGTCCGGTTCTTCGAGTCGCTGCGGAACCCGGACAACGCGGAAACACGCGTGCTGCTGCGGCAACCCGATTTCCGGTACAAGCTGGACCGGCCGTTCGAGCAGTGGACACCCTACGAGCCAACGGAGCGGGAGCGATCAGCATGGTTGTAG
- a CDS encoding serine hydrolase yields MGIAELLKQVDGSGEFGVWLGRLDGTPVFEYEAERPHYSASTMKLPVAMAMMRKVEAGELALEQPVTVHNDFASAGSGRFGVNPDEDEAPATWDAMGTPVPLTWLATEMITRSSNLATDLVLEQVGVPAAHAALAEATLPTSSSPASKIERGIDDMPARAAGISNLMSPAGLAGVLVAVGNQAGPSGAYLRDLLAGNQWNGEIPALLPPGTRVEHKNGWDTRIRHDGGIVRPADADPFVLVVCTTSDLPDPEAQKLIASIALEAWNHRHDLEAVQ; encoded by the coding sequence ATGGGAATCGCGGAGCTGCTGAAGCAGGTCGACGGGAGCGGGGAATTCGGCGTCTGGCTGGGCCGCCTGGACGGCACGCCGGTGTTCGAGTACGAGGCGGAGCGGCCGCACTACTCGGCGAGCACGATGAAGCTGCCGGTGGCGATGGCGATGATGCGCAAGGTCGAAGCCGGTGAACTGGCGCTGGAGCAGCCGGTGACCGTACACAACGACTTCGCGTCCGCGGGCAGCGGCCGGTTCGGAGTGAACCCGGACGAGGACGAGGCGCCCGCGACCTGGGACGCGATGGGCACGCCCGTACCGCTGACCTGGCTGGCCACCGAGATGATCACCCGGTCCAGCAACCTCGCCACCGACCTCGTACTCGAGCAGGTCGGCGTTCCCGCGGCGCATGCCGCGCTGGCCGAGGCCACGCTGCCGACTTCGTCCTCCCCCGCCTCGAAGATCGAGCGCGGCATCGACGACATGCCGGCGCGGGCAGCCGGGATCAGCAACCTGATGAGTCCGGCCGGGCTGGCCGGCGTGCTCGTTGCGGTTGGCAACCAGGCTGGCCCGTCCGGTGCGTACCTGCGCGACCTGCTGGCCGGCAACCAGTGGAACGGCGAGATCCCCGCGCTACTGCCGCCCGGCACCCGCGTCGAACACAAGAACGGCTGGGACACCCGAATCCGGCACGACGGCGGTATCGTCCGCCCGGCCGACGCCGACCCGTTCGTCCTGGTGGTGTGCACGACGTCCGACCTGCCGGACCCCGAAGCACAGAAGCTGATCGCGTCCATCGCTCTGGAGGCGTGGAACCACCGGCACGACCTGGAGGCCGTGCAGTGA